One genomic region from Dermacentor variabilis isolate Ectoservices chromosome 6, ASM5094787v1, whole genome shotgun sequence encodes:
- the LOC142584430 gene encoding membrane metallo-endopeptidase-like 1 yields MPPTLLPSDRMLLISRGTRRLGEILNKRCYWVGVSALAAVVFVLLGVTAIPQIEAFFAPGHLSVNVTDDLQDEAQRTNGSVSIGEEMASLAAKSRPQPQPYVCSTAACAKEGKRVVKAVDNSTNPCDDFYRYACTNWMAFNKPGPKDARASVDDRLLYSYAEIMSRVLAQKHNVVPSVKVLFDNCVDPTDELFGHIRSVYFYLLGFQDWPYLATSSGRISADELSSKMGDLHRHLGIDSLFHFSLVEEYENNGTLSPVIGEPNLLIGRLQGPLNEYRFLSDAFQALMHSMGKVADTDVAQIELDLAQRKTSHTHDCMLFPKHCGAMSLSNLPGTRLFTWRILLERAFGDRILALAGHKVKVTSLEYLSSFANQGTLPRKADVLNYIVFRVSMALSPFIKNVELRNKLASIAYADQPEFAKHLPATHYCVKLLDRMEPYVPMILAYSGSVKLLGYETLRDLLLKRLNTSFYEFARNDSRFFGAFKDSLLRKLRALSWEPLVPRSFFDKAFRNKYFSNMYSSNPTAPLNAFFYYWLKNAMMRRNWLSSDWYRQYKTGWKGGFLRTYPSLEAPYRNLEIPLAVFDFVMSSHASIQLLHVPRVATRVYRSLYRFIYYWAYTFYFHTAATDPVSVLENIRGCLQQDYAALRSPFSNASLNSERTSLSDLFDVLAIPAAFNAFLTEALRGSSAFRLAEALSYTHEQLFFLYYAFGHCENINPDFLAKWMRQGSESPAWYRVNGPLRHFPPFSKAFKCPAGSFMNPVKRCVNS; encoded by the coding sequence ATGCCACCAACGCTGCTGCCGTCCGACAGGATGCTGCTGATCAGTCGCGGCACTCGGCGTCTCGGCGAGATACTCAACAAGCGGTGCTACTGGGTCGGCGTTTCGGCCCTCGCGGCTGTCGTCTTCGTCCTTCTCGGCGTCACCGCTATCCCTCAGATCGAAGCCTTTTTCGCGCCGGGCCACCTATCCGTGAACGTCACCGATGACTTGCAAGACGAGGCGCAGCGAACGAACGGGAGCGTCTCTATCGGTGAAGAGATGGCTTCCCTGGCCGCGAAGTCGCGCCCCCAGCCGCAGCCGTACGTCTGCAGCACGGCCGCCTGCGCCAAGGAAGGCAAGAGAGTCGTCAAGGCCGTTGACAACTCGACGAATCCGTGCGACGATTTCTACCGGTACGCCTGCACCAACTGGATGGCCTTCAACAAACCGGGCCCCAAAGATGCCAGGGCATCCGTCGATGACCGCCTTCTCTACAGTTACGCCGAGATAATGTCCCGTGTGCTGGCGCAGAAGCACAACGTCGTGCCCTCGGTGAAAGTGCTCTTCGACAACTGCGTCGACCCGACCGACGAACTCTTCGGGCACATACGCAGCGTCTATTTCTACCTGCTCGGGTTTCAAGACTGGCCCTACTTAGCCACCAGCTCTGGCAGAATCAGCGCCGATGAACTGTCTTCCAAGATGGGCGACCTCCACCGCCACCTAGGCATTGACAGTCTCTTCCACTTTTCGCTCGTCGAAGAATATGAAAATAATGGTACCCTCTCGCCTGTTATCGGAGAACCCAATCTCTTGATAGGCAGACTTCAGGGCCCTCTGAACGAATACCGATTCCTCAGCGACGCGTTCCAGGCCCTGATGCACTCTATGGGCAAGGTTGCCGACACTGACGTCGCTCAGATCGAACTGGATCTCGCTCAGCGAAAGACCTCGCACACTCATGACTGCATGCTTTTTCCCAAGCATTGCGGTGCGATGAGCTTGTCCAACCTTCCCGGCACCAGGCTTTTTACATGGCGCATCCTGTTGGAGCGGGCCTTCGGGGATCGCATTCTCGCCCTCGCCGGTCACAAGGTCAAGGTGACGAGCTTGGAGTACCTGTCCAGCTTCGCGAACCAGGGAACGCTACCGAGAAAAGCAGACGTCCTCAATTACATCGTGTTTCGCGTATCCATGGCGCTCTCACCGTTCATCAAGAACGTCGAGCTGCGAAACAAGCTGGCCTCCATTGCGTATGCCGACCAGCCTGAGTTCGCCAAACACCTACCCGCCACTCACTACTGTGTCAAGCTGCTAGATCGCATGGAACCGTACGTTCCGATGATACTGGCCTACAGCGGCTCCGTCAAACTGCTAGGCTACGAGACGCTGAGAGACCTGCTCTTGAAGCGCCTCAACACCAGCTTCTACGAGTTCGCGCGCAACGACTCACGGTTTTTCGGTGCTTTCAAAGACAGCCTACTGAGGAAGCTTCGCGCTCTTTCCTGGGAGCCGCTCGTTCCACGCAGTTTCTTCGACAAGGCATTCCGCAACAAGTACTTTAGCAACATGTACAGCAGCAACCCCACGGCACCGCTAAACGCCTTCTTCTATTACTGGCTGAAGAACGCTATGATGAGGCGAAACTGGCTGTCGTCCGATTGGTACAGGCAATATAAGACGGGCTGGAAAGGAGGCTTCTTGCGTACGTACCCGTCCCTCGAAGCGCCATATCGGAACCTGGAAATACCGCTGGCCGTGTTTGACTTCGTTATGTCGAGCCACGCGTCGATCCAGCTGTTACACGTGCCAAGAGTAGCCACTCGCGTCTATCGCAGCCTTTACCGTTTCATATATTACTGGGCATACACGTTTTACTTCCACACGGCGGCTACGGACCCGGTGTCTGTCTTGGAGAACATCCGAGGTTGCTTGCAGCAAGACTACGCCGCCTTGCGGTCTCCCTTTTCCAATGCGTCGCTGAACAGCGAACGAACTTCTTTGTCGGACCTGTTCGATGTCTTGGCCATCCCTGCCGCTTTCAATGCCTTCCTGACGGAAGCTTTGAGAGGATCCAGCGCTTTCCGGCTAGCGGAAGCGCTCTCTTACACGCACGAGCAACTGTTCTTCCTTTATTACGCATTTGGACACTGCGAGAACATTAACCCCGACTTCCTAGCCAAGTGGATGCGCCAAGGGTCGGAAAGCCCAGCCTGGTATAGGGTTAACGGACCCCTCCGCCATTTCCCGCCGTTTTCCAAGGCCTTCAAATGCCCGGCTGGAAGCTTCATGAACCCTGTTAAGAGATGTGTTAACTCATAA